From Granulicella sp. WH15, the proteins below share one genomic window:
- a CDS encoding glutaminyl-peptide cyclotransferase, whose amino-acid sequence MRILALFLALLPGPAFAAAPVDGYKVVATYPHSTDSYTEGFLYLNGQFYEGTGLNGHSAVLAIDPATGQPTQRRDLPQQYFGEGIVDWGSNLYEWTWNEHTCFVYDRFSLRLLKQFAYTGEGWGMTRTAREIITSDGSSTLRFRDPNTFAETRHVVVRDGRQSIDRLNELEFIHGEIYANVWHTDRIARISPADGHVIAWIDLTGLLPEGQRGNAEAVLNGIAYDAQHDRLFVTGKQWPSVFEIKIVPHRP is encoded by the coding sequence ATGCGGATACTTGCCCTCTTCCTTGCATTGCTGCCCGGCCCTGCCTTTGCTGCTGCTCCAGTGGATGGCTATAAGGTCGTGGCCACCTACCCGCACTCCACCGACAGCTACACCGAGGGCTTTCTCTATCTCAACGGCCAGTTCTACGAGGGCACCGGCCTCAACGGCCACTCCGCCGTCCTGGCCATCGACCCCGCGACCGGCCAGCCGACCCAGCGCCGCGACCTGCCCCAGCAGTACTTCGGCGAGGGCATCGTGGACTGGGGGTCAAACCTCTACGAGTGGACCTGGAACGAGCACACCTGCTTCGTCTACGACCGCTTCAGCCTGCGCCTGTTGAAGCAGTTCGCCTACACCGGCGAGGGCTGGGGGATGACCCGCACGGCCCGCGAGATCATCACCAGCGACGGCTCCTCCACGCTGCGCTTCCGCGACCCCAACACCTTCGCCGAGACCCGCCATGTCGTCGTCCGGGACGGCAGGCAGAGCATCGACCGTCTCAACGAGCTGGAGTTCATCCACGGCGAGATCTACGCCAATGTGTGGCACACGGACCGCATCGCCCGCATCTCCCCCGCTGACGGCCACGTCATCGCCTGGATCGACCTGACAGGGCTGCTGCCCGAGGGCCAGCGGGGCAACGCCGAGGCGGTCCTCAACGGCATCGCCTACGACGCCCAACACGACCGCCTCTTCGTCACCGGCAAGCAGTGGCCTAGCGTCTTTGAGATCAAGATTGTCCCGCATCGTCCATGA
- a CDS encoding FAD-dependent thymidylate synthase, with amino-acid sequence MPDAIPIPTSPAETCPAQPPVTDVYAIHGADPEVLAYAMAKYSRSSLSMRESLAEISSQRAEQFLNTFYFQYGHRSIADLAHIPFAIERLSLLAAIALVDEQRWDGQERSTRYQNFRRSGWFTPALGAETAAYTAAVESLFHSYDAVSAGMLEALKLAIPLPDPTSDRAMKPDAWERTLKARAFDVARYLLPLATNTSLGQIVNARTLETQVSRLLTSEFAEIRTIAEQLRVAATGPAWNVQQPVMQQLCDEITALDPALGAKAAETLLRPINTAPTLVKYAVPNPYLAESRTLGAELVAELMGTQAIDSTPIVDLLDGDEPLEVELATSLLYPHAHYGYRQLRSNVAALPSARLTEIVATMTRSRGRHDELLRGFSSGHSLRFDILMDIGGFRDMHRHRKCTQLLQGFTDLHGYDEPICPGQPTLAEAGLEQPYRAAMDAAFAAYRSLRDSGAPEAAQSSQYLLPLGTRCRAMFKMDLAEAVYISELRSGIAGHFSYRRVAWEMYLAVKRQHPALAPLFRIDDVWEPVDLLKR; translated from the coding sequence ATGCCCGACGCGATCCCGATCCCGACCAGCCCCGCCGAGACCTGTCCAGCCCAGCCCCCCGTAACCGACGTCTACGCCATCCACGGCGCGGACCCCGAGGTTCTGGCCTACGCCATGGCCAAGTACTCCCGCTCGTCGCTCAGCATGCGCGAGTCGCTGGCCGAGATCAGTTCGCAGCGCGCCGAGCAGTTCCTCAACACCTTCTACTTCCAGTACGGCCACCGCTCCATCGCCGATCTGGCGCACATCCCCTTCGCCATCGAGCGCCTGTCGCTGCTGGCGGCCATCGCGCTGGTCGACGAGCAGCGCTGGGACGGCCAGGAGCGCTCCACCCGCTACCAGAACTTCCGCCGCTCCGGCTGGTTCACCCCCGCGCTGGGTGCGGAGACCGCCGCCTACACCGCCGCCGTCGAGTCTCTCTTCCATTCCTACGACGCTGTCAGCGCGGGGATGCTCGAAGCCCTCAAGCTAGCCATCCCGCTGCCCGATCCCACCAGCGATCGCGCCATGAAGCCCGACGCCTGGGAGCGCACCCTGAAGGCCCGCGCCTTCGACGTCGCCCGCTACCTGCTGCCGCTGGCGACCAATACGTCGCTCGGCCAGATCGTCAACGCCCGCACGCTGGAGACGCAGGTATCGCGGCTCCTCACTAGCGAGTTCGCCGAGATACGCACCATCGCCGAGCAACTCCGCGTGGCCGCCACCGGGCCAGCGTGGAACGTCCAGCAGCCCGTCATGCAGCAGCTCTGCGACGAGATCACGGCGCTCGACCCGGCGCTCGGAGCCAAGGCCGCCGAGACCCTCCTCCGCCCCATCAACACCGCCCCCACGCTGGTCAAGTATGCCGTGCCCAACCCCTACCTCGCCGAGAGCCGCACCCTCGGCGCGGAGTTGGTAGCGGAGTTGATGGGCACCCAGGCCATCGACTCCACTCCCATCGTCGATCTCCTCGACGGCGACGAGCCGCTGGAGGTCGAGCTGGCGACCTCGCTCCTCTACCCGCACGCGCACTACGGATACCGCCAGCTCCGCTCGAACGTCGCCGCGTTGCCCTCTGCGCGCCTCACCGAGATCGTTGCCACCATGACCCGCTCGCGCGGCCGCCACGACGAGCTGCTCCGCGGCTTCAGCTCTGGGCACAGCCTCCGTTTCGACATCCTCATGGACATCGGCGGCTTCCGCGACATGCACCGCCACCGCAAGTGCACGCAGCTCCTCCAGGGCTTCACCGACCTCCACGGCTACGACGAGCCCATCTGCCCCGGCCAGCCCACGCTCGCCGAGGCCGGGCTTGAACAGCCGTACCGCGCCGCCATGGACGCGGCCTTCGCCGCCTACCGCAGCCTGCGCGACTCCGGCGCTCCCGAGGCCGCGCAATCGTCCCAGTACCTGCTGCCGCTGGGCACGCGCTGCCGCGCCATGTTCAAGATGGACCTCGCCGAGGCCGTCTACATCTCGGAGCTGCGCTCAGGCATCGCGGGCCACTTCAGCTACCGCCGCGTGGCCTGGGAGATGTATCTCGCGGTCAAACGCCAGCACCCCGCGCTCGCCCCGCTCTTCCGCATCGACGATGTGTGGGAGCCGGTCGACCTGCTGAAACGGTAG